The following are from one region of the Noviherbaspirillum sedimenti genome:
- a CDS encoding 3-hydroxyacyl-CoA dehydrogenase NAD-binding domain-containing protein produces MITTEINASIGHLIIDLPGRSMNVFTPALADEMGRQFERLVGDDAIKAIVISSAKSSFIAGADLEQMADLAGPDVSPADALQRISCYGNLFRRIETCGKPVVAAASGTALGAGLELMLACHYRIAADNSRAQFGLPEVKLGLLPGAGGTQRLPRIIGVARSIPLLTKGTALSAQDALSLGILDEIVPPDQLRKAAETAVSEGRVKASAPWDEKGFRLPGGDCYAPANANALVAANAATHASIRDNYPAPYAILRCIYEGARLPIGKALLIEQKHFVLLVQGSVAQNMIRTLFFAKQAASKLARRPAGIAKSQVGKVGVLGAGFMGAGIAQVSAAAGIDVVLLDRDLATAQRGYDNIAQALEIEVKKGRLAQAARDALLSRIGVADSYAAFGDCDLVVEAVLEDAALKASVTKATEAATSANAIFATNTSALPINELAASSIRPENFIGLHFFSPVSRMELVEVIVGKNTSAQTLARSLDYIQQIRKTPIVVNDGYGFYTSRCVDAYIREGIRLLADGVSAALIENGGVALGMPVGPLALADEVGIDVLYHIGHLFRAREAGAWADDRHVAQNRIVDLLKECKRLGRKSGHGFYLYPGDAPKRLDTGFVGHAREIDIAEVKERLLYAQVIEAARCWADGVVVDAAEADLGAQLAWAFPSWLGGPFSFIDGIGAQAFVKQCDQFVALYGPRFEVPQLLREFETKGGRFYTDGVPVQSPLRGAAA; encoded by the coding sequence ATGATTACCACTGAAATTAACGCAAGCATCGGTCACCTGATCATCGACTTGCCCGGCCGCTCGATGAACGTGTTTACCCCGGCCCTTGCCGATGAAATGGGAAGGCAATTCGAACGGCTCGTTGGTGACGACGCGATCAAGGCAATCGTGATCAGTTCGGCCAAGAGCAGTTTCATCGCTGGTGCCGATCTGGAGCAGATGGCAGACCTTGCCGGGCCGGACGTGAGCCCGGCCGACGCGCTGCAGCGCATCAGCTGCTATGGCAATCTGTTTCGTCGGATTGAGACTTGCGGCAAGCCGGTCGTTGCTGCGGCAAGCGGCACAGCATTGGGTGCCGGTCTGGAACTGATGCTGGCATGTCATTACCGCATCGCCGCCGACAATTCACGGGCACAATTTGGATTGCCGGAAGTTAAGCTTGGACTATTGCCCGGCGCCGGCGGCACCCAGCGTCTACCGCGCATCATCGGTGTGGCGCGCAGCATTCCCTTGCTGACCAAGGGTACCGCGCTCAGTGCCCAGGATGCGCTCAGCCTTGGCATCCTGGACGAAATCGTTCCGCCGGATCAATTACGCAAGGCGGCAGAAACGGCTGTGTCCGAGGGCCGGGTCAAGGCCAGCGCGCCTTGGGACGAGAAAGGCTTCCGGCTACCCGGCGGTGACTGTTATGCGCCCGCCAATGCCAACGCCCTGGTGGCCGCGAACGCCGCAACGCATGCGTCGATCCGCGACAATTACCCGGCACCGTACGCAATTCTGCGTTGCATTTACGAAGGCGCTCGCCTGCCGATCGGCAAAGCGTTGCTTATCGAACAAAAGCATTTTGTCCTTCTGGTGCAGGGAAGTGTCGCCCAGAACATGATCCGGACCCTGTTTTTCGCCAAGCAGGCTGCGAGTAAATTGGCGCGCCGCCCGGCAGGCATCGCGAAGTCGCAGGTTGGCAAAGTCGGTGTGCTGGGTGCAGGATTCATGGGCGCCGGGATTGCGCAAGTGTCGGCAGCAGCGGGGATTGACGTCGTGCTGCTCGATCGCGATCTGGCCACGGCGCAGCGCGGCTACGACAACATCGCCCAGGCGCTTGAGATCGAGGTGAAAAAAGGCCGTCTGGCGCAGGCCGCTCGCGATGCATTGTTATCGCGCATTGGCGTGGCCGACAGCTACGCAGCGTTTGGCGATTGTGATCTTGTGGTGGAGGCTGTCCTTGAGGATGCAGCCTTGAAAGCGAGCGTGACCAAGGCGACTGAAGCGGCCACCAGCGCCAATGCCATCTTTGCGACAAACACCTCGGCGTTGCCTATCAATGAACTGGCAGCGTCCAGCATCAGGCCGGAAAATTTCATCGGACTCCATTTCTTTTCGCCGGTCTCCAGGATGGAGTTGGTCGAAGTCATCGTGGGCAAGAATACTTCAGCGCAAACGCTGGCCCGATCGCTTGACTATATTCAGCAGATACGCAAAACGCCGATTGTGGTCAACGACGGCTACGGATTTTATACCTCGCGCTGCGTTGATGCGTACATACGGGAAGGCATCCGCCTGCTGGCCGACGGCGTCAGCGCCGCGCTGATCGAAAATGGCGGCGTCGCGCTTGGCATGCCGGTCGGGCCACTGGCGCTGGCCGACGAAGTGGGTATTGACGTCTTGTACCACATTGGCCATTTGTTCCGCGCGCGCGAGGCTGGCGCCTGGGCCGATGACCGCCACGTGGCGCAGAACCGTATCGTCGATTTACTGAAAGAGTGCAAGCGCCTTGGCCGAAAATCCGGACACGGCTTCTATCTGTACCCTGGCGACGCGCCGAAGCGTCTGGACACCGGGTTCGTGGGGCATGCGCGCGAGATCGATATCGCTGAAGTCAAGGAGCGCCTGCTGTACGCGCAAGTGATCGAGGCGGCGCGTTGCTGGGCCGATGGCGTCGTGGTCGATGCCGCCGAAGCGGATCTTGGCGCGCAGCTGGCCTGGGCATTTCCATCCTGGCTGGGTGGTCCATTTTCGTTCATCGACGGGATTGGCGCGCAAGCGTTCGTCAAGCAATGCGACCAATTCGTGGCGCTGTACGGGCCACGCTTTGAAGTGCCGCAGTTGCTACGCGAATTTGAAACCAAGGGAGGGCGTTTTTATACCGATGGCGTACCAGTGCAATCCCCTCTTCGGGGGGCCGCAGCATGA
- a CDS encoding acetyl-CoA C-acetyltransferase, producing the protein MTTALIFDHVRTPRGRGRPDGALHEATAVHLAATVLAALRDRNKLDTRTVDDVIFGVVMPIGEQGQCLPRLAALQAGYAQEAAGVQINRFCGSGLEACNMAAAKIAAGSDGFIVAGGSESMSRVPMLSDGGCWSVDPVTAFTSNFIPQGVSADLMATLSNYSRADVDAFAVRSHQRAAHAWAEGRFNASVVPVKGILGEILLAHDETVRPSCTLADMAALKPSFAEIGRAAGFDALAIQRYPQVEAIGHVHHAGNSSGIVDGACAMLIGSASAGKAAGLKPRARIRAFAEVGSEPTIMLTGPSFAAEKALKRAGMRASDIDLFEVNEAFAAVPMRFAEALDIDFDRINVNGGAIAMGHPLGATGAMILGAALDELERSGKSTALVTLCIGAGMGVATIIERV; encoded by the coding sequence ATGACGACAGCCTTGATTTTTGACCATGTACGTACGCCCCGCGGACGGGGACGGCCTGATGGCGCGCTGCACGAGGCGACCGCGGTGCATCTGGCCGCCACGGTGCTGGCCGCGCTGCGCGACCGCAACAAGCTTGATACGCGCACGGTAGATGATGTGATATTCGGCGTAGTCATGCCGATTGGCGAGCAGGGACAGTGCCTGCCCCGGCTCGCTGCCTTGCAGGCCGGGTATGCGCAGGAAGCAGCGGGGGTGCAGATCAACCGTTTCTGCGGATCCGGGCTGGAGGCCTGCAATATGGCCGCTGCAAAAATTGCCGCTGGCTCGGATGGCTTCATTGTCGCCGGCGGTAGCGAATCGATGTCGCGTGTGCCCATGCTGTCCGATGGCGGTTGCTGGAGCGTGGACCCGGTCACGGCATTTACCTCCAATTTCATTCCGCAGGGAGTCAGCGCCGACTTGATGGCGACGCTCTCGAACTATAGCCGTGCCGATGTGGATGCGTTTGCGGTGCGCAGTCACCAGCGCGCTGCCCATGCCTGGGCGGAAGGGCGCTTCAATGCTTCGGTGGTGCCGGTCAAGGGCATCCTCGGAGAAATCCTGCTGGCGCATGACGAGACTGTTCGGCCGTCATGCACGCTGGCCGATATGGCTGCGCTCAAGCCGTCTTTCGCCGAAATCGGACGTGCCGCCGGTTTCGACGCGCTGGCGATTCAACGCTATCCGCAAGTGGAGGCGATCGGCCATGTCCACCATGCCGGCAATTCATCCGGTATCGTCGATGGCGCATGCGCCATGCTCATCGGCTCGGCGTCCGCCGGCAAGGCAGCCGGCCTGAAGCCGCGGGCGCGCATCCGCGCCTTTGCCGAAGTCGGGTCCGAGCCGACCATCATGCTGACCGGCCCGTCATTTGCCGCGGAAAAAGCCCTCAAGCGCGCAGGCATGCGTGCTTCGGACATTGACCTGTTCGAGGTCAATGAGGCGTTTGCCGCCGTACCCATGCGCTTTGCCGAAGCACTGGATATCGATTTCGACCGGATCAATGTCAACGGCGGCGCCATCGCCATGGGGCATCCGCTGGGGGCGACCGGGGCCATGATTCTTGGCGCCGCGCTCGACGAACTGGAACGCAGCGGCAAGTCGACTGCGCTGGTCACCTTGTGCATCGGCGCCGGGATGGGCGTTGCCACCATCATCGAACGCGTCTAG
- a CDS encoding SDR family oxidoreductase, whose product MSGFLNDLFSIEGRTAVVTGGAKGVGAMISRALVRAGCKVLVVARSAEEGERFAAELAREGSCTFLRHDLATMDGVRAAAGAIAQHAPALDIIVNNAGAFSAGPIEAADDASWDREVALNLRAPFFLVQQLLPQLAAAAKAGSPARVVNIGSIAGLWAKSSQAYAYGATKAGLHHLTRMLASDLTARNITVNAIAPGFFPSDMTAGFFTAAPGLKEQMLAAIPAHRLGSPEDVGGAVIFLCSRAGAYLSGAILPVEGGLWSA is encoded by the coding sequence ATGAGTGGATTTTTGAATGACTTGTTTTCTATCGAGGGAAGGACCGCGGTCGTGACTGGCGGCGCCAAGGGTGTCGGCGCCATGATCAGCCGGGCACTGGTGCGGGCCGGCTGCAAAGTGCTGGTAGTGGCGCGCTCGGCAGAGGAGGGCGAGCGTTTCGCCGCCGAGCTGGCGCGCGAGGGCAGCTGCACCTTCCTGCGCCATGACCTGGCGACGATGGACGGTGTGCGTGCTGCCGCTGGCGCCATTGCGCAGCACGCGCCGGCACTGGACATCATTGTCAATAATGCCGGCGCGTTCAGCGCCGGCCCGATCGAGGCGGCTGACGATGCCAGCTGGGACCGCGAAGTTGCGCTCAACCTGCGCGCACCGTTTTTCCTGGTGCAGCAGTTGCTTCCGCAACTGGCCGCCGCAGCCAAGGCAGGCAGCCCGGCGCGCGTCGTCAACATCGGATCGATTGCAGGCTTGTGGGCCAAGAGCAGCCAGGCCTATGCCTATGGCGCGACCAAGGCCGGACTGCATCACCTCACCCGGATGCTCGCCTCCGATTTGACGGCCCGCAATATCACCGTGAATGCCATCGCGCCGGGCTTTTTCCCCAGCGATATGACGGCCGGGTTCTTCACCGCTGCCCCCGGCCTGAAAGAACAGATGCTGGCGGCGATCCCGGCGCACCGGCTGGGGTCGCCGGAAGATGTCGGCGGTGCCGTGATCTTCCTGTGTTCGCGCGCGGGGGCCTATCTGTCGGGCGCAATTCTCCCGGTCGAGGGCGGCCTGTGGTCGGCATAG
- a CDS encoding indolepyruvate ferredoxin oxidoreductase family protein has protein sequence MRNVTLDDKYICENGSVLMSGIQALVRLPLLQRGIDRSAGLNTAGFISGYRGSPLGSYDLDLWRARKLLEKNDIVFQPGVNEDLAATAVWGTQMLATTPQANKDGVFAIWYGKGPGVDRSCDAFKHGNIAGTHPNGGVLIVAGDDHSGKSSTVAHQSEVALMHVGMPILAPSNVQDVIDFGLLGFAMSRYTGLYTGFKLCNETLEQTMTVEIGAHAKGPVFPDRGELPPEGIHNVATHVDRQRSEVVAKRYRWPLVEKFVRANGIDRVLIDAPVRKLGIVATGKAVQDVLQALKLLHLDAAGAAGLGISFYKLGCMFPVEREGLSEFAAGQAELLFVEEKEGLTENQAKTILYGRANAPLIVGKTDEDGTFMIPSDVQLEPIQLAIVIAERLRRLAVAADPVYACAKVLAQQMESVAAASPAGTVRTPYFCSGCPHNTGTRKPDGSYAAGGIGCHAMAMYSDDKMLPNTQMGGEGGHWYSLAKFSDMPHIFQNMGDGTYYHSGLLAVRGAVAAKVNITFKILFNDAVAMTGGQPVDGPLSVGDITRQVLAEGAVRCVVVTDNPGHYGSQSGLEAGVTVHHRDDYDSVQRTLREIKGVTVIVYEQTCAAEKRRRRKRGTYPDPAKRMFINSDVCEGCGDCSVKSNCVSVWPKETELGRKRQIDQSSCNKDYSCVKGFCPSFVTVLGAEPRKPERTSLSGDNIDGLPVPAIATLNDGVYNIMVSGIGGTGVVTVGALLAMAAHLEGKACSTFDMTGLSQKNGAVYSHVRIGAKVDDLGAQKLGIGEAHLALAFDAVAALSKEAVNTLAKDKSAVVVNARITPTPAFQRNPDLQIDQPLLVNSLGKLVGDGRLYDVDATGLGLALLGDSIAANLFMLGYASQKGLLPVSPEALGRAIEINAVSVEFNKTAFALGRLLAADPDRLEQKLVRSRPEPELEPLSKLEDILAHRVALLSAYQNPAYAQRYQRLVEKVASAEARIQPGSTALAVAVARNFAKLMAYKDEYEVGRLYSLPSFKQQLKENFAGEMKLRYNLAPPLFAKRDPLTGQLVKREFGSWVGHAFGLLARLKFLRGTAFDVFGYTEERRMERGLIDDYEAQLTMMAGVLTASNHAAAVEFAGLPAQIRGFGHIKEANVKKVRQIEPQILAKFRNPAQFASTAVKFVPLQRIDLARETQAGLENKPSTEKV, from the coding sequence ATGCGCAACGTAACGCTTGACGATAAATATATTTGCGAGAACGGTTCCGTCCTGATGTCGGGGATCCAGGCGCTGGTTCGCCTGCCGCTGCTGCAGCGGGGCATTGATCGCAGCGCCGGACTCAACACCGCCGGCTTCATCTCCGGCTACCGTGGCTCGCCGCTGGGCTCCTACGATCTGGATCTGTGGCGCGCACGCAAGCTTCTCGAGAAGAATGACATCGTGTTCCAGCCCGGCGTCAACGAAGACCTGGCGGCCACGGCCGTGTGGGGCACCCAGATGCTGGCGACGACGCCACAGGCGAACAAGGATGGCGTGTTCGCGATCTGGTATGGCAAAGGCCCAGGGGTGGATCGTTCATGCGACGCCTTCAAGCACGGCAACATCGCAGGCACCCATCCGAACGGTGGCGTGTTGATCGTCGCCGGCGACGATCATTCGGGTAAATCCTCGACCGTCGCGCATCAGAGCGAGGTCGCGCTTATGCATGTCGGCATGCCGATCCTGGCGCCTTCGAATGTCCAGGATGTGATCGACTTTGGCCTGCTGGGTTTCGCGATGTCGCGCTACACGGGCTTGTACACCGGATTCAAGCTCTGCAACGAGACACTTGAACAGACCATGACGGTCGAAATCGGCGCGCATGCCAAGGGCCCGGTCTTTCCCGACCGGGGCGAGTTGCCTCCTGAAGGCATTCACAATGTTGCCACCCATGTGGATCGCCAGCGCTCCGAGGTCGTCGCCAAGCGCTATCGGTGGCCGCTTGTCGAGAAGTTTGTTCGCGCCAACGGCATCGACCGCGTGCTGATCGATGCCCCGGTGCGCAAGCTGGGGATCGTTGCAACCGGCAAGGCGGTGCAGGATGTGCTGCAAGCATTGAAGCTGCTCCATCTGGACGCTGCAGGCGCTGCCGGGCTGGGCATCTCCTTCTACAAGCTGGGCTGCATGTTTCCCGTCGAGCGCGAAGGCTTGTCGGAATTCGCCGCCGGCCAGGCCGAGCTGTTGTTTGTCGAGGAGAAGGAAGGGCTTACCGAAAATCAGGCCAAGACGATCCTCTACGGGCGGGCGAATGCACCTCTGATCGTCGGCAAGACCGATGAAGACGGGACATTCATGATCCCCTCGGATGTCCAGCTCGAACCGATCCAGTTGGCAATTGTTATTGCAGAACGCCTGCGCCGGTTGGCTGTGGCTGCAGATCCCGTCTATGCCTGCGCCAAGGTGCTCGCACAGCAGATGGAAAGCGTGGCCGCAGCCAGCCCGGCCGGCACGGTACGCACACCGTACTTCTGTTCTGGCTGCCCGCATAACACCGGCACCCGCAAGCCGGACGGCAGCTATGCGGCCGGCGGCATCGGCTGCCACGCGATGGCGATGTACAGCGACGACAAAATGCTGCCCAATACGCAAATGGGCGGCGAGGGCGGGCATTGGTACAGCCTGGCAAAATTTTCGGACATGCCGCACATTTTCCAGAACATGGGTGACGGCACTTACTATCATTCAGGGCTGCTGGCGGTGCGCGGCGCTGTCGCGGCCAAGGTCAACATCACCTTCAAGATCCTGTTCAACGATGCCGTCGCGATGACTGGCGGGCAGCCCGTCGACGGACCGCTGTCGGTCGGCGACATTACCCGCCAGGTGCTGGCGGAAGGCGCCGTGCGCTGCGTCGTGGTCACCGACAATCCGGGCCACTACGGGTCACAGAGCGGCCTGGAAGCAGGAGTGACGGTTCACCATCGGGACGATTACGACAGCGTCCAGCGCACCCTGCGCGAGATCAAGGGCGTCACCGTGATCGTCTATGAACAGACCTGCGCCGCCGAGAAGCGCCGCCGCCGCAAGCGCGGCACGTATCCGGACCCCGCCAAGCGCATGTTCATCAACAGCGATGTGTGCGAAGGCTGCGGCGACTGCTCGGTCAAGTCGAATTGCGTGAGCGTCTGGCCGAAGGAGACCGAACTTGGCCGCAAACGCCAGATCGACCAGTCCAGCTGCAACAAGGACTACAGCTGCGTCAAGGGCTTCTGCCCGAGCTTTGTGACGGTGCTTGGCGCCGAGCCGCGCAAGCCGGAGCGTACTTCGCTGTCCGGGGATAACATCGACGGTCTGCCAGTGCCCGCCATTGCAACGCTGAATGACGGCGTGTACAACATCATGGTCTCGGGTATCGGCGGCACCGGCGTGGTTACCGTCGGTGCGCTGCTGGCGATGGCGGCGCACCTGGAAGGCAAGGCCTGTTCAACGTTCGACATGACGGGCCTGAGCCAGAAGAACGGCGCCGTGTACAGCCATGTGCGGATCGGCGCCAAGGTCGATGACCTGGGGGCGCAGAAACTGGGCATCGGCGAAGCCCACCTGGCGCTCGCCTTTGACGCCGTGGCTGCGCTGTCCAAAGAGGCCGTGAACACACTGGCAAAAGACAAGTCTGCGGTCGTGGTGAATGCCCGCATCACGCCGACGCCTGCCTTCCAGCGCAATCCGGATCTGCAGATTGATCAGCCCTTGCTGGTCAATAGCCTGGGCAAGCTGGTTGGAGATGGCCGCCTGTATGACGTTGATGCGACAGGGCTGGGCCTGGCCCTGCTCGGCGACTCGATTGCCGCCAACCTGTTCATGCTCGGCTACGCGTCACAGAAGGGCCTGCTGCCGGTGTCGCCCGAAGCGCTCGGACGCGCAATCGAGATCAATGCGGTGTCGGTCGAGTTCAACAAAACTGCGTTTGCGCTCGGGCGCTTGCTGGCGGCTGATCCAGATCGGCTTGAGCAGAAACTAGTGCGCAGCCGGCCGGAGCCGGAGCTCGAACCATTGAGCAAGCTCGAAGATATCCTGGCGCATCGGGTCGCACTGTTGAGCGCTTACCAGAATCCCGCCTACGCGCAGCGTTACCAACGGCTGGTCGAGAAGGTCGCCTCGGCGGAGGCGCGGATTCAGCCGGGCAGCACTGCCCTGGCAGTCGCCGTGGCACGCAATTTTGCCAAGCTGATGGCTTACAAGGATGAATACGAGGTCGGCCGTCTCTACAGCCTGCCCAGCTTCAAGCAACAGTTGAAGGAAAATTTCGCCGGTGAAATGAAGCTGCGCTACAACCTGGCGCCGCCGCTATTCGCCAAGCGCGATCCGCTTACCGGACAGCTGGTCAAACGCGAATTCGGTTCCTGGGTCGGCCATGCCTTCGGCCTACTGGCCCGCCTTAAATTCCTGCGCGGTACGGCGTTCGATGTATTCGGCTACACCGAGGAACGGCGGATGGAGCGAGGACTGATCGACGACTACGAGGCGCAGCTGACGATGATGGCCGGAGTGCTGACAGCTTCCAACCATGCGGCCGCAGTGGAATTTGCCGGCTTGCCGGCGCAGATCAGGGGCTTTGGCCACATCAAGGAAGCCAACGTCAAGAAAGTCAGGCAGATCGAGCCGCAGATACTGGCGAAATTCAGGAACCCGGCGCAGTTTGCAAGCACCGCCGTGAAGTTTGTTCCGCTGCAAAGAATCGACTTGGCGCGGGAGACGCAAGCCGGTCTGGAAAATAAGCCATCCACGGAAAAAGTGTGA
- a CDS encoding glutathione S-transferase family protein translates to MMPALRLHGYAVSNYFNIVRAALIEKNVEFEIVTVRASQQPDFLAHSPMGKIPVLETPQGWMSETVAILEYIEDTQDGPCLHPVDPYLRARGRQIINIIQMYVEAQVRTLYPGVFMDGKNSPETVEAVRRMLIRASSALGRFGAPWPFLLGKELSYADLFAYYCFDIAERVTCFEYGRSLLAETEGLKAWFALMSKRASSRVVMADFDSALGSYLIEKNAAYNLGNEKWKNYAQRNA, encoded by the coding sequence ATGATGCCCGCCCTGCGACTCCACGGCTACGCCGTCAGTAACTATTTCAATATTGTCCGTGCGGCGTTGATCGAAAAGAACGTGGAATTCGAGATTGTCACAGTGCGCGCCAGCCAGCAGCCTGATTTCCTCGCGCACAGCCCAATGGGGAAGATCCCGGTGCTCGAGACGCCGCAAGGGTGGATGAGCGAGACGGTCGCGATTCTGGAATATATCGAGGACACGCAGGACGGCCCGTGCCTGCATCCGGTCGATCCTTACTTGCGTGCGCGCGGCCGCCAGATCATCAACATCATCCAGATGTATGTGGAGGCGCAAGTACGTACGCTGTATCCAGGCGTGTTCATGGATGGAAAGAACAGCCCGGAGACGGTCGAGGCGGTGCGCCGGATGCTCATTCGTGCCAGCAGCGCGCTGGGCCGTTTTGGCGCGCCCTGGCCTTTTTTGCTGGGAAAAGAACTCAGCTATGCCGATCTGTTCGCCTACTACTGCTTCGATATCGCCGAGCGCGTGACGTGCTTTGAATATGGCCGTTCGTTGCTGGCCGAGACCGAAGGACTGAAAGCGTGGTTCGCGCTGATGTCGAAACGCGCAAGCAGCAGGGTCGTTATGGCCGACTTCGACAGTGCGCTGGGCAGCTATCTGATCGAGAAAAACGCTGCATACAATTTAGGCAATGAGAAATGGAAGAACTATGCGCAACGTAACGCTTGA
- a CDS encoding FAD-binding oxidoreductase has translation MNTALLDQLREIVGAAGVIAGSEVRSRYPGFFMSEIGADAIVRPASVEQVSQVLALCNAAGQPVVVQGGMSGWVRATQTRAGEIALSLERMNAIEEVDLANRTATVQAGVVLETFQNHIEGFGLSFPLDLGGRGSCQLGGNAATNAGGMRVIRYGMMREQVLGLEAVLADGRIVSSMNRMIKNNTGYDLKQLFIGSEGTLGVITRLVLRLRERPTSSNTALVCADSFDQISRLLRHMDGALGGQLSAFELIDHNFYRTNTGAGRHAAPLPADKPFYAIIEALGADQERDTQLFEQALGQGLEQDLCSDAIIARSERERQGIWAIREDLEHLVRDFQPFYAFDVSLAVGHMEAYMREVTTRLRARWPQGAIAFLGHVGDGNLHIAIGAGGENDRHAVETCVYEPLRAISGSVSAEHGIGLEKAAWFPISRNEVERNLMQSIKLTLDPNGILNPGKIFAAETAGSP, from the coding sequence ATGAATACAGCCTTGCTGGATCAGTTGCGCGAAATCGTGGGCGCGGCAGGTGTGATTGCTGGCAGCGAGGTGCGCTCGCGTTACCCTGGCTTTTTCATGTCTGAAATCGGTGCGGACGCCATCGTGCGTCCGGCAAGCGTGGAGCAGGTTTCGCAAGTGCTGGCGCTGTGTAATGCCGCTGGCCAGCCGGTCGTGGTCCAGGGGGGCATGTCGGGCTGGGTGCGTGCCACCCAGACCCGGGCTGGCGAGATCGCGCTTTCACTCGAACGCATGAACGCCATTGAAGAAGTTGACCTCGCCAATCGCACTGCTACCGTTCAGGCTGGCGTCGTGCTCGAAACCTTCCAAAATCATATTGAAGGATTCGGGCTGAGCTTCCCGCTCGATCTGGGCGGACGCGGATCCTGCCAGCTGGGTGGCAATGCCGCCACCAATGCCGGTGGCATGCGCGTGATCCGTTACGGCATGATGCGCGAACAAGTGCTCGGCCTGGAGGCGGTGCTGGCCGACGGCCGGATCGTGTCGTCGATGAACCGCATGATCAAGAATAATACCGGTTACGACTTGAAGCAGTTATTCATCGGCAGCGAAGGCACGTTGGGCGTGATTACCCGCCTCGTACTCAGGCTGCGCGAACGTCCGACCAGCAGCAACACCGCTCTGGTCTGTGCGGACAGCTTCGATCAGATATCCCGGCTGTTGCGCCACATGGATGGCGCACTGGGGGGCCAGCTCAGCGCCTTTGAGCTGATTGATCATAATTTTTACCGGACAAATACCGGTGCCGGCCGGCATGCGGCGCCGCTGCCGGCCGACAAGCCGTTTTACGCGATCATCGAGGCGCTCGGCGCCGATCAGGAACGCGATACGCAATTGTTCGAGCAGGCCCTGGGCCAGGGCCTTGAACAGGACTTGTGCAGCGACGCCATCATTGCGCGCTCCGAGCGGGAGCGCCAAGGAATCTGGGCCATCCGCGAGGATCTGGAGCATCTGGTGCGCGACTTCCAGCCCTTCTATGCGTTCGACGTCAGCCTCGCAGTGGGACATATGGAAGCGTATATGCGCGAAGTGACCACACGTCTGCGCGCGCGCTGGCCGCAGGGTGCGATCGCCTTCCTCGGTCACGTCGGTGACGGCAATCTGCACATCGCGATCGGCGCCGGTGGCGAAAATGACCGGCATGCGGTCGAAACCTGTGTCTATGAACCGCTGCGCGCGATCAGTGGGTCGGTGTCGGCCGAACATGGCATCGGTTTGGAAAAGGCGGCCTGGTTTCCGATCAGCCGCAATGAAGTCGAGCGCAATCTTATGCAAAGCATCAAGCTGACGCTCGACCCGAACGGAATTCTCAACCCCGGCAAGATATTCGCTGCCGAAACGGCAGGGAGCCCATGA
- a CDS encoding Rieske (2Fe-2S) protein, which yields MKPMQRVGSLKELKDGKPLDVTLDGQKIAVFYIKDEVVATSGKCPHAGGPIQCGDLEGAWLTCPWHGWTFDLNSGVCTDDPSLALDIYPVRVDGDDILVAV from the coding sequence ATGAAACCCATGCAGCGGGTTGGTTCCCTGAAGGAACTCAAAGACGGTAAGCCCCTGGATGTCACTCTTGACGGCCAGAAAATCGCTGTCTTCTACATCAAGGATGAAGTCGTGGCGACCAGCGGTAAATGCCCGCACGCGGGCGGCCCGATCCAGTGCGGCGATCTCGAGGGGGCTTGGCTGACTTGCCCGTGGCATGGTTGGACCTTCGATCTGAACAGCGGTGTGTGCACTGATGATCCTTCGCTGGCCCTGGACATCTATCCGGTCAGGGTCGACGGTGATGACATTCTGGTGGCGGTATGA
- a CDS encoding ester cyclase → MNLKWAQHWIGLFANGTDELMTLYSPSFQFEDVNFGIQIKDDPAALRKFFSGFVISNPELSYNKFDVFDYVGDDKLGSFQWTWETKHAGDFLGRPAAGKITKTRGVTVMGWKDGKIILERSIWDAIPVFQQLAAA, encoded by the coding sequence ATGAATCTTAAATGGGCGCAACACTGGATCGGACTCTTCGCCAATGGCACCGACGAGTTGATGACGCTTTACTCGCCAAGCTTTCAATTCGAAGACGTCAATTTCGGCATACAGATCAAGGACGATCCGGCGGCATTGCGGAAGTTTTTTTCCGGCTTCGTGATCAGCAATCCGGAGCTGAGCTACAACAAATTCGATGTGTTTGATTACGTCGGCGATGACAAGCTCGGCTCGTTCCAGTGGACCTGGGAAACCAAGCATGCAGGTGACTTCCTGGGGCGGCCGGCAGCCGGCAAGATCACCAAGACCCGGGGCGTGACCGTGATGGGCTGGAAAGACGGCAAGATCATCCTCGAGCGCAGCATCTGGGATGCGATCCCGGTGTTCCAGCAGCTTGCAGCGGCATGA